In Coregonus clupeaformis isolate EN_2021a unplaced genomic scaffold, ASM2061545v1 scaf0847, whole genome shotgun sequence, one DNA window encodes the following:
- the LOC121561860 gene encoding zinc finger protein 239, whose amino-acid sequence MTITVKEEKEDDEEEEETGDQINTRERPDSHSDSGKSPSEEPDPETSKPARPHQCSQCGKRFIRIGHLKEHKRTHTGEKPYHCSQCGKGFGQSGYLKVHKRKHTGEKPYQCSQCENTFFSSGNLKSHERTHSVERPFECSQCGKRFIQSSHLKDHQRIHTGEKPFQCSQCGKGFTWVGSLKAHEMKHTGEKPFQCSQCGKSFTRLGNLKTHEMTHTGEKPFHCSLCGKSFSHLWNLKMHEKTHKGEKPHLCSQCGKGFVQLVHLKKHLRTHTGE is encoded by the exons aTGACTATcacagtgaaagaggagaaggaggatgacgaagaggaggaggagactggagaTCAGATTAACACCA gagagagaccagactctcatTCTGACAGTGGGAAGAGTCCTTCAgaggaaccagacccagagacatccaaaccagcaagaccacaccaatgctcccagtgtggaaagagatttatcCGCATAGGGCATCTGAAAGAAcataagagaacacacacaggggagaagccttatcactgctcccagtgtggaaagggttttggACAGTCAGGGTATCTAAAAGTGCATAAAAGaaaacacactggagagaagccgtatcaatgctcccagtgtgaaaATACATTTTTCTCATCAGGgaacctgaaatcacatgagagaacaCATTCTGTAGAGAGGCCTTTCgaatgctctcagtgtggaaagagatttattCAGTCATCGCATCTGAAAGATcatcagagaatacacacaggagaaaaaccgttccaatgctctcagtgtggaaagggttttacctgggTAGGGAGCCTGAAAGCACATGAGATGAAacacaccggagagaagcctTTTCAGTGCTCACAGTGTGGAAAAAGTTTTACCCGGTTAGGGAACTTAAAAACTCATGAgatgacacacacaggagagaagcctttccactgctccctgtgtggaaaAAGTTTTAGCCATTTATGGAACCTGAAAATGCATGAGAAGACACAcaaaggagagaagcctcacctctgctcccagtgtggaaagggttttgtTCAGTTAGTGCACCTAAAAAAACAtctaaggacacacacaggagagtaG
- the LOC121561861 gene encoding zinc finger protein 436 produces the protein MSSLSYPPPAKEEEVCWTEKETPVKEETEEEAVTVKQEVEDEAVTLKLEEKEVTVKEEEGVFRVKEEEDVTVKEDWEEEEDAVFGVKEEEGEMTEEDDFGLKEGEITVTEEEDDFGVKDGEITVTLEEEEEEEKTGDLINTRERPDSHSDSGNSPSGEPDPETSKPARQHHTSHCGKSFKRLWTLKEHGRTHTREKLHHCSDCGKSFTRLGHLRAHERTHTGEKPYHCSRCGKSFTRLWNLRTHEIAHTGDKLYHCSHCGKSFTQLGHLRTHERTHTGEKPYHCSHCGKSFTQLGQLRTHERAHTGEKPYHCSHCEKSFPRWGSLKKHEWIHTREKPYQCSLCEKSFTQLGNLNQHERTHTEGDKTYHCSQCEMSFTRLRYLNKHERIHTQEEKTYHCSQCGKTFSQSEDLKSHERIEALCSDLCF, from the exons ATGAGTTCACTGAGCTACCcccctcctgctaaagaagaggaggtctgctggacggagaaagaaacTCCCGTGAAAGAGGAGACGGAAGAGGAGGCTGTTACAGTTAAACAAGAAGTAGAGGATGAAGCTGTTACATTGAAATTAGAAGAGAAAGAAGTTAcggtgaaagaagaggaaggtgttttcagagtgaaagaggaggaggatgttactgtGAAAGAAgactgggaggaagaggaggatgccgtttttggagtgaaggaggaggagggggagatgactgagGAAGACGATTTTGGATTGAAGGAGGGGGAGATTACTGTCACAGAGGAGGAAGACGATTTTGGAGTGAAGGACGGGGAGATTACTGTCAcgttagaggaggaggaggaggaagagaagactggagatctgattaacacca gagagagaccagactctcactctgacagcgggaacagtccttcaggggaaccagacccagagacgtccaaaccagcGAGACAACACCACACctcccattgtggaaagagttttaagcGGTTATGGACGCTGAAAGAGCATGGGagaacacacacacgagagaagCTTCATCACTGTTccgactgtggaaagagttttacccggtTAGGACACCTAAGAgcgcatgagagaacacacacaggagagaagccttatcactgttcccgctgtggaaagagttttacccggtTATGGAACCTGAGGACGCATGAGATTGCACACACAGGAGATAAGCTTTATCACTGTTCccactgtgggaagagttttacccagttagggcaTCTAAGAacgcatgagaggacacacacaggagagaagccttatcactgttcccactgtggaaagagttttacccagttagggcaGCTGAGAACTCATGAGAgggcacacacaggagagaagccttaccactgttccCATTGTGAAAAGAGTTTTCCCCGGTGGGGGAGCCTGAAAAAGCATGAGTGGATACACACACGTGAAAAGCCCTACCAGTGCTCCTTGTGtgaaaagagttttacccagttaggaaACCTGAACcaacatgagaggacacacacagaagGGGATAAGAcataccactgctcccagtgtgaaaTGAGTTTTACCCGGTTAAGGTATCTGAATAAGCATGAAAGAATAcatacacaggaggagaagacataccactgctctcaatgtggaaagacattttctcagtcagaggacctgaaatcacatgagagaatagaggCACTGTGTTCTGACTTATGTTTTTGA